Proteins from one Mycobacterium sp. HUMS_12744610 genomic window:
- a CDS encoding cation-translocating P-type ATPase, protein MRIPGVAGIIAGVTGGAAEVLRAGVSTAAGAVGAVQMLTSPVTELAGPVMQSMAQTTGRAIGMGSASSNGSANHAMPQVRWQSGRRVHLDLDPLLPFPSWHEHAPVVEEPVRRIPGVATAHVEGALGRLVVELDSDADCDAVLDEVRRTVSRVAEDLTLAGARPATRTAPFADPGNPLAILVPLTAAAMDVAAIGAAVTGWVGRLPVAPRSARAASALLNHQPRIVSVLESRLGRVGTDVLLSASAAVSNGLTQAIGTPMLDLAQRSLQISEAAAHRQRWREREPELASPRRPQAPVVPVISSAGPKSQALRHNSAAAAAGEASHVMVGGAVDAAIDTAKGSMAGPVEEYADQAANASLIAAATALLAGGGTEDAAGALLAGVPRAAHMGRQTFAAVLGRGLANAGQLILDPGALRRLDRVKVVVIDGAALRGDHRAVLRAHGDMPGWDDDRVYEVADALLHAEQPPEPDPDELPATGARLRRVPTQGPSAAPAQGLEHADLVVDGEIVGSIDVGWEVDPFAIPLLQTAHRTGARVVLRHVAGTEDLTASVAVTHPPGTPLLKLVRELRSDRGPVLLITALHPDFASTDTLAALAVADVGVALDDPHAATPWTADIITGTDLAAAVRILSALPIAREATESSVRLAKGGSTLAGLLLVTGDPRATTNPLALQRWLNPVNAAAAAALVQGAFSATRVLRQPVPTPQPLTAWHALDPEIVYSRLSSRTRPLAIEPGIAPWQRVLDDLSYNPALAPLRGPAAQLGRLLSATRAELADPLTPILAVGAAASAIVGSNIDALLVAGVMTANAIVGGMQRLRAEAAVAELFAEQDQLARRVVLPTMATSQRRLAARSAPRTATVSAKSLRPGDVIDLVAPEVVPADARLLVAEDLEVDESFLTGESLPVDKQVDPVAVTDPDRASMLFEGSTIVAGRARAIVVATGAGTAAQRAISAIADVESAAGVQARLRELTSKVLPLTLAGGAAVTGLALVHKGSLRQAVADGVAIAVAAVPEGLPLVATLAQLAAAQRLSRRGALVRTPRAVEALGRVQTVCFDKTGTLTENQLRVVRSVPHEVAVDGELPAATDPRAAAVLRAAARSSTQPQNGQGHAHATDEAILTAAKSLNGQGDSEWTLLAEVPFESSRGYAAAIGTVGADAEPTLVVKGAPEEILPRCRFADADAGLDHAEALVLRLAEQGLRVLAVAQRRWEHGTSEDDTDADAVDAAAHDLEVIGYVGLADTARESARPLIEALIAARRRVVLITGDHPVTARAIARQLGLPSDAREITGAELAALDEEARAKVAADVQVFARVSPEQKVQIVAALQACGQVTAMVGDGANDAAAIRMADVGIGVSGRGSSAARGAADIVLTESDLGVLLDALVEGRGMWGGVRDAVGILVGGNVGEVLFTIIGTALGTGRAPVGTRQLLLVNLLTDMFPALAVAVTPQYPQPDEADEAAGAVADTDAEELHRAFQRAALAGPAPSLDAPLLRQIVTRGAVTAAGATAAWGIGRYTFGTERRTATMGLTALVTTQLAQTLLTRRHSPLVLGTALGSAGVLVAIVQTPGVSHFFGCTPLGPVAWSGVIGATAGATAVSVLAPNWLARRVAALEPKAAEIATQIPGVWNGGPKPE, encoded by the coding sequence ATGAGGATTCCCGGTGTGGCCGGCATCATCGCCGGTGTGACCGGCGGAGCCGCGGAGGTCCTCCGAGCCGGCGTCTCCACCGCGGCCGGCGCCGTGGGCGCGGTGCAGATGCTGACCAGTCCGGTCACCGAACTGGCCGGTCCCGTGATGCAGTCGATGGCGCAGACGACGGGCCGGGCGATCGGCATGGGCAGTGCCTCCTCCAACGGTTCGGCGAACCACGCCATGCCGCAGGTGCGCTGGCAGAGCGGGCGCCGGGTGCACCTCGACCTCGACCCGCTGCTGCCGTTCCCCAGCTGGCACGAGCACGCGCCGGTCGTCGAGGAGCCGGTGCGCAGGATCCCCGGCGTGGCCACGGCCCACGTGGAGGGGGCCCTGGGCCGGCTGGTGGTCGAACTGGACAGCGACGCCGACTGCGACGCGGTCCTCGACGAGGTGCGCCGCACGGTCTCCCGCGTGGCCGAGGACCTGACCCTGGCCGGGGCGCGACCGGCCACCCGCACCGCACCGTTCGCCGACCCGGGCAACCCGCTGGCGATCCTGGTGCCCCTGACGGCCGCGGCGATGGACGTCGCCGCGATCGGTGCCGCGGTCACCGGCTGGGTGGGCCGGCTGCCCGTCGCGCCGCGCAGCGCGCGCGCCGCGTCGGCCCTGCTGAACCATCAGCCCCGGATCGTCTCGGTCCTGGAGTCGCGGCTGGGCCGCGTCGGCACCGACGTTTTGCTCAGCGCCTCGGCGGCGGTGTCCAACGGGCTGACCCAGGCGATCGGCACGCCGATGCTGGACCTGGCGCAACGCAGCCTGCAGATCTCCGAGGCGGCGGCACACCGGCAGCGCTGGCGTGAGCGCGAGCCCGAGCTCGCCTCGCCGCGGCGGCCGCAGGCCCCGGTGGTGCCCGTCATCTCGTCGGCCGGACCCAAATCGCAGGCCCTGCGCCACAACTCGGCGGCCGCGGCCGCCGGTGAGGCGTCCCACGTCATGGTCGGCGGCGCCGTCGACGCCGCCATCGACACCGCGAAGGGTTCGATGGCCGGGCCCGTCGAGGAGTACGCGGACCAGGCCGCCAACGCGTCGCTGATCGCCGCGGCGACCGCCTTGCTGGCCGGCGGTGGCACCGAGGACGCCGCCGGCGCGCTGCTGGCCGGGGTGCCCAGAGCCGCCCACATGGGCCGCCAGACGTTCGCCGCGGTGCTGGGCCGCGGGCTGGCCAACGCCGGGCAGCTGATCCTCGACCCCGGGGCCCTGCGCCGGCTGGACCGGGTCAAGGTCGTCGTCATCGACGGGGCGGCGCTGCGCGGCGACCACCGCGCCGTGCTGCGGGCGCACGGGGACATGCCAGGCTGGGACGACGACCGGGTCTACGAGGTCGCCGACGCGCTGCTGCACGCCGAACAGCCGCCCGAACCCGACCCCGACGAGCTGCCGGCCACCGGGGCGCGGCTGCGCCGGGTGCCCACCCAGGGCCCGTCGGCGGCGCCGGCCCAGGGCCTCGAGCACGCCGACCTCGTCGTCGACGGCGAGATCGTCGGCAGCATCGACGTGGGCTGGGAGGTCGATCCCTTCGCGATCCCGCTGCTGCAGACCGCGCACCGCACCGGCGCCCGGGTGGTGCTGCGCCACGTCGCGGGCACCGAGGACCTCACCGCCAGCGTCGCCGTGACCCACCCGCCGGGCACGCCGTTGCTGAAGCTGGTGCGCGAACTGCGCAGCGACCGCGGGCCGGTGTTGCTGATCACCGCGCTGCACCCGGATTTCGCCTCGACCGACACGCTGGCGGCGCTGGCCGTCGCCGACGTCGGCGTCGCCCTCGACGATCCCCACGCCGCGACACCGTGGACCGCGGACATCATCACCGGCACCGATCTGGCCGCGGCGGTGCGGATCCTGTCCGCGTTGCCGATCGCCCGCGAGGCCACCGAATCGTCGGTGCGCCTCGCCAAGGGCGGCAGCACCCTGGCCGGGCTGCTGCTGGTGACCGGCGACCCGCGGGCCACCACCAACCCCCTGGCGTTGCAGCGCTGGCTCAACCCGGTCAACGCCGCGGCCGCGGCCGCGCTGGTGCAGGGCGCGTTCTCGGCCACCCGGGTGCTGCGCCAGCCCGTGCCCACCCCCCAACCGCTGACCGCCTGGCACGCACTGGATCCCGAGATCGTCTACTCCCGGCTGTCCAGCCGCACCCGGCCGCTGGCCATCGAGCCCGGCATCGCGCCGTGGCAACGCGTGCTCGACGACCTGTCCTACAACCCGGCGCTGGCGCCGCTGCGGGGGCCGGCGGCCCAGCTGGGGCGGCTGTTGTCCGCCACCCGGGCCGAGCTCGCCGACCCGTTGACGCCGATCCTGGCGGTGGGCGCGGCGGCGTCGGCGATCGTCGGCAGCAACATCGACGCGCTGCTGGTCGCGGGCGTGATGACCGCCAACGCGATCGTCGGCGGGATGCAGCGGTTGCGGGCCGAGGCGGCCGTGGCCGAGCTGTTCGCCGAACAGGACCAGCTCGCGCGCCGCGTCGTCCTTCCCACGATGGCGACGTCGCAGCGGCGGCTGGCGGCGCGCTCCGCACCGCGCACGGCGACGGTGAGCGCCAAGTCGCTGCGCCCGGGCGACGTGATCGACCTGGTCGCCCCCGAGGTGGTGCCCGCGGATGCGCGCCTGCTGGTGGCCGAGGACCTCGAAGTCGACGAGTCCTTCCTCACCGGCGAGTCGCTGCCGGTCGACAAGCAGGTCGACCCCGTCGCCGTCACCGATCCCGACCGGGCCAGCATGCTGTTCGAGGGCAGCACCATCGTCGCCGGGCGCGCCCGGGCGATCGTGGTGGCCACCGGCGCCGGCACCGCGGCGCAGCGCGCGATCTCGGCCATCGCCGATGTCGAGTCGGCGGCCGGGGTGCAGGCGCGGTTGCGGGAGTTGACCAGCAAGGTGCTGCCGCTGACGCTGGCCGGCGGCGCCGCGGTGACCGGTTTGGCGTTGGTGCACAAGGGATCGCTGCGTCAGGCCGTGGCCGACGGCGTCGCGATCGCGGTGGCCGCGGTCCCCGAGGGCCTGCCGCTGGTGGCCACCCTCGCCCAACTGGCCGCCGCCCAGCGGTTGTCCCGGCGCGGGGCGCTGGTGCGCACCCCGCGCGCGGTCGAGGCGCTGGGCCGGGTCCAGACGGTGTGCTTCGACAAGACCGGCACGCTCACCGAGAACCAGCTGCGGGTGGTGCGCAGCGTCCCGCACGAAGTCGCCGTCGACGGCGAGTTGCCCGCGGCGACCGACCCGCGGGCCGCGGCGGTGCTGCGGGCGGCCGCCCGCAGCAGCACCCAGCCGCAGAACGGGCAGGGGCACGCGCACGCCACCGACGAGGCCATCCTCACCGCCGCGAAGTCCCTGAACGGGCAAGGCGATTCGGAGTGGACGCTGCTCGCCGAGGTGCCGTTCGAGTCCAGCCGCGGCTATGCCGCCGCGATCGGGACCGTGGGCGCCGACGCGGAGCCGACGCTGGTGGTCAAGGGCGCCCCCGAGGAGATCCTGCCGCGCTGCCGCTTCGCCGACGCCGACGCCGGCCTCGACCACGCCGAGGCCCTGGTCCTGCGCCTGGCCGAGCAGGGCCTGCGCGTGCTGGCGGTGGCGCAACGCCGTTGGGAGCACGGGACGAGCGAGGACGACACCGACGCCGACGCGGTCGACGCGGCCGCGCACGACCTCGAGGTGATCGGCTACGTCGGTCTGGCCGACACCGCGCGCGAATCCGCGCGGCCGCTGATCGAGGCCCTGATCGCCGCCCGCCGCCGGGTGGTGCTGATCACCGGCGACCATCCGGTCACCGCGCGGGCCATCGCGCGTCAGCTGGGGCTGCCATCGGACGCGCGGGAGATCACCGGCGCCGAACTCGCCGCCCTCGACGAGGAGGCCCGGGCCAAGGTCGCCGCCGACGTCCAGGTCTTCGCCCGCGTCAGCCCCGAACAGAAGGTGCAGATCGTCGCGGCGCTGCAGGCCTGCGGGCAGGTCACCGCGATGGTCGGGGACGGGGCCAACGACGCCGCCGCCATCCGGATGGCCGACGTGGGCATCGGGGTGAGCGGCCGGGGCTCGTCGGCCGCCCGCGGGGCCGCAGACATCGTGTTGACCGAGAGCGACCTCGGCGTGTTGCTCGACGCCCTGGTCGAGGGCCGCGGCATGTGGGGCGGTGTCCGGGATGCGGTGGGCATCCTGGTCGGCGGCAACGTCGGCGAGGTGCTCTTCACCATCATCGGCACGGCGCTGGGCACGGGCCGGGCGCCGGTGGGCACCCGCCAGCTGTTGCTGGTCAACCTGCTCACCGACATGTTCCCCGCGCTCGCGGTGGCGGTCACGCCGCAATACCCCCAGCCCGACGAGGCCGACGAAGCGGCCGGCGCCGTGGCCGACACCGACGCCGAGGAACTGCATCGCGCCTTCCAGCGGGCCGCCCTGGCGGGACCGGCGCCGTCGCTCGACGCGCCGCTGCTGCGCCAGATCGTCACCCGCGGCGCCGTCACCGCCGCCGGCGCGACGGCGGCGTGGGGCATCGGGCGCTACACCTTCGGCACCGAACGGCGCACGGCCACAATGGGTTTGACCGCGCTGGTGACGACGCAGCTGGCGCAGACCCTGTTGACGCGTCGCCACAGTCCGCTGGTGCTGGGCACGGCGCTGGGCAGCGCGGGCGTGCTGGTGGCCATCGTGCAGACCCCCGGCGTCAGCCACTTCTTCGGTTGCACCCCGCTGGGACCGGTGGCGTGGAGCGGCGTCATCGGCGCCACGGCCGGCGCGACCGCCGTCTCGGTGCTGGCACCCAACTGGCTGGCCAGGCGGGTCGCGGCCCTGGAGCCCAAGGCCGCCGAGATCGCTACGCAGATCCCCGGCGTCTGGAATGGCGGCCCGAAGCCGGAATAG
- a CDS encoding AMP-binding protein: MTDGVLTTATRALLRSGLLSPLSPAAAYRLLHEAGRSRTNPYTLLAITAARWPRRSAIVDDDGALSYRDLQRGAEALARRLAGEGAGPGGAVGVMCRNGRGFVEGFFAAALLGADVVLVNTEFRTDALAAALKGHRITAMVADDEFTERVRAADRSVAVVDPATATVHDGDPRPRVAAPGRIVLLTSGTTGTPKGVPRTPQLRSAVGVWVTILDRTRLHTGSRISVAMPMFHGLGLGMLMITVALGGTVLTQRHFDAEAALAQASLHRADAFTSVPVVLARILDLPERVRARNPVPHLRVVMSSGDRLDPTLGQRFMDTYGDILYNGYGSTEVGIGALATPADLRDAPETVGKPVAGALVRILDKQDRPVGPRVTGRIFVGGDLASEGYTGGGAKAVVDGMTSTGDMGYLDNAGRLYIVGREDDMIISGGENVYPRAVQNALAQHPDVADNAVVGVPDERFGHRLAAFVVLQPGRATDIAALREYLKDRVSRFEQPRDIQIVANIPRNAAGKVVRRELPI; this comes from the coding sequence ATGACCGACGGCGTGCTCACCACCGCCACCCGGGCGCTGCTGCGCTCCGGGCTGCTCAGCCCGCTGTCCCCGGCCGCCGCGTACCGGCTCCTGCACGAGGCGGGGCGCAGCCGCACCAACCCCTACACCCTGCTGGCGATCACGGCGGCCCGCTGGCCACGCCGGTCCGCCATCGTCGACGACGACGGCGCCCTGAGCTACCGCGACCTGCAGCGGGGGGCCGAGGCGCTGGCGCGCCGGCTGGCCGGCGAGGGCGCCGGCCCCGGCGGGGCGGTCGGGGTCATGTGCCGCAACGGCCGGGGCTTCGTCGAGGGGTTCTTCGCCGCCGCCCTCCTCGGCGCAGACGTGGTGCTGGTCAACACAGAGTTCCGCACCGACGCGCTGGCGGCCGCGCTCAAAGGTCACCGGATCACCGCGATGGTCGCCGACGACGAGTTCACCGAGCGGGTGCGCGCCGCCGACCGGTCGGTGGCCGTCGTCGACCCGGCGACGGCCACGGTGCACGACGGCGACCCGCGGCCACGGGTGGCCGCGCCGGGCCGCATCGTCCTGCTCACCTCGGGCACCACCGGAACGCCCAAAGGCGTGCCGCGCACCCCGCAGCTGCGTTCGGCGGTGGGTGTGTGGGTGACGATCCTGGACCGCACCCGGCTGCACACGGGATCGCGAATCTCGGTGGCGATGCCCATGTTCCACGGGCTGGGCCTGGGCATGCTGATGATCACGGTGGCCCTGGGCGGCACCGTGCTCACCCAGCGCCACTTCGACGCCGAGGCCGCCCTCGCGCAGGCGTCGCTGCATCGCGCCGACGCGTTCACGTCGGTGCCGGTGGTGCTCGCGCGCATCCTCGACCTGCCCGAGCGCGTCCGGGCGCGCAACCCGGTGCCGCACCTGCGGGTCGTGATGTCCAGCGGGGACCGGCTCGATCCCACGCTCGGGCAGCGGTTCATGGACACCTACGGCGACATCCTCTACAACGGCTACGGCTCCACCGAGGTCGGCATCGGCGCGCTGGCGACGCCGGCCGACCTGCGCGACGCCCCCGAGACCGTCGGGAAACCGGTCGCGGGCGCCCTGGTGCGCATCCTCGACAAGCAGGACCGGCCGGTCGGGCCGCGCGTCACCGGCCGTATCTTCGTCGGCGGCGACCTGGCCAGCGAGGGCTACACCGGCGGGGGAGCGAAAGCGGTGGTCGACGGCATGACCAGCACCGGGGACATGGGTTATCTCGACAACGCGGGCCGGCTCTACATCGTCGGCCGCGAGGACGACATGATCATCTCCGGGGGAGAGAACGTCTACCCGCGCGCGGTGCAGAACGCGCTCGCCCAACACCCCGACGTCGCCGACAACGCAGTCGTCGGCGTTCCCGACGAACGGTTCGGCCATCGGCTGGCCGCCTTCGTCGTGCTCCAGCCGGGCCGTGCCACCGACATCGCGGCGTTGCGAGAGTACCTGAAAGACAGGGTTTCTCGCTTCGAACAGCCCCGCGACATCCAGATCGTCGCGAACATCCCGCGCAACGCCGCCGGCAAGGTCGTGCGCAGGGAACTGCCGATCTGA
- a CDS encoding aldehyde dehydrogenase family protein has translation MREYLDFYIDGRWVGPVRPNPFDVENPATERVAGKISLGSAADVDVAVAAARRAFAGWSQTSREQRLELLKAILAEYGKRAGDLADAVTEEIGAPPSLAAGPQVGLGLAHLATAIDVLKNFAFSEQHGATLLAREPIGVCGLITPWNWPINQIAVKVYPALATGCTMILKPSEVAPFSACVFAEILDAAGVPAGVFNLVNGDGPGVGMALAGHPDIDMVSFTGSTRAGVEVAKNAAPTVKRVTQELGGKSPNIVLDDAGFADGVRAGVANMMPNSGQSCNAPSRMLVPNSRMDEAVAIAREVAGQVRVGDPDDKTAIGPVASRAQFDKVQRLIQTGVDEGATVVAGGPGRPDGLDTGYYVRPTVFAGVTNDMTIAREEIFGPVLCMLGYDDLDHAVALANDTDYGLAGYVSGADLDTARAVARRIRAGWVTINHAFDLNAPFGGYKRSGNGREWSSFGFHEYLEVKSILGYAPDKSAQ, from the coding sequence ATGCGCGAATACCTGGATTTCTACATCGACGGCCGGTGGGTCGGTCCGGTGCGGCCCAACCCGTTCGACGTCGAGAACCCGGCGACCGAGCGGGTCGCCGGGAAGATCTCGCTCGGCTCGGCCGCCGACGTGGACGTGGCGGTCGCGGCCGCCCGGCGCGCCTTCGCCGGCTGGTCGCAGACCAGCCGCGAGCAGCGCCTCGAGCTGCTGAAGGCCATCCTCGCCGAATACGGCAAGCGCGCAGGCGATCTCGCCGACGCCGTCACCGAGGAGATCGGCGCACCGCCGTCGCTGGCGGCGGGTCCGCAGGTCGGGCTCGGGCTCGCGCACCTGGCCACCGCCATCGACGTGCTGAAGAACTTCGCGTTCTCCGAGCAACACGGCGCGACGCTGCTGGCCCGGGAGCCCATCGGCGTCTGCGGGCTGATCACGCCGTGGAACTGGCCGATCAACCAGATCGCGGTCAAGGTGTACCCCGCGCTGGCGACGGGCTGCACGATGATCCTCAAACCGTCGGAGGTCGCGCCGTTCTCGGCCTGCGTCTTCGCCGAGATCCTGGACGCCGCCGGCGTGCCGGCCGGGGTGTTCAACCTGGTCAACGGCGACGGCCCGGGCGTGGGCATGGCGCTGGCCGGCCATCCCGACATCGACATGGTTTCCTTCACCGGCTCGACGCGCGCCGGCGTCGAGGTCGCGAAGAACGCCGCCCCGACGGTCAAGCGGGTGACCCAGGAGCTCGGCGGCAAGAGCCCCAACATCGTGCTCGACGACGCGGGCTTCGCTGACGGCGTGCGCGCCGGGGTGGCCAACATGATGCCCAATTCCGGGCAGAGCTGTAACGCGCCGTCGCGCATGTTGGTGCCGAACTCGCGCATGGACGAGGCCGTCGCCATCGCGCGGGAGGTCGCCGGCCAGGTGCGGGTGGGCGACCCCGACGACAAGACCGCGATCGGGCCCGTGGCGTCGCGGGCGCAGTTCGACAAGGTGCAGCGGCTGATCCAGACCGGCGTCGACGAGGGCGCGACGGTCGTCGCCGGCGGCCCCGGCCGGCCCGACGGCCTGGACACGGGCTACTACGTGCGGCCCACCGTATTCGCCGGCGTCACCAACGACATGACGATCGCGCGCGAGGAGATCTTCGGTCCGGTGCTGTGCATGCTCGGCTACGACGACCTAGACCATGCCGTCGCGCTGGCCAACGACACCGACTACGGCCTGGCCGGCTACGTCTCGGGGGCCGACCTCGACACGGCGCGCGCCGTGGCGCGCAGGATCCGGGCGGGGTGGGTGACCATCAACCACGCCTTCGACCTGAATGCGCCGTTCGGCGGCTACAAGCGCAGCGGCAACGGCCGGGAGTGGAGCTCGTTCGGGTTCCACGAGTACCTGGAGGTCAAGAGCATCCTGGGCTACGCGCCCGACAAATCCGCCCAGTAG
- a CDS encoding NAD(P)/FAD-dependent oxidoreductase, whose translation MNKRIVILGGGTGGTLMANRLRRMLSDAVITVVDRDDAHVYQPGLLFVPFGLIDPDKLVKSRARQLHSGIRYVQRDIDRVDVEGDRVHLSDGTVLEYDVLVIATGAVLLPEETEGMTGPGWMRNVFTFFNLEGAKGLHDALAAFDHGRIAVNVVDMPVKCPVAPLEFCFLADAYFRRRGIRDRVELVYVTPLDGAFTKPVAAHELGNLLQRKGIELVTEFNTGQVDGQAGRLIAYDERTVDFDLAVMIPVHGGAEFIGRSAGLGDELNFVLTDQRTLQSKARPNIFAIGDTTNVPTSKAGSVAHFEGDVLAHNIVQFLAGRPLDAHFDGHTNCFIESGDQKALLIDFDYDTQPLPGHFPLAVGMPLLRESRLNHLGKLAFRWLYWNVLLRGRDIPGIASAMPRSGKRFDTVAQQEEQVT comes from the coding sequence GTGAACAAGCGGATCGTGATCCTCGGCGGCGGAACGGGTGGCACGCTGATGGCGAACCGGTTGCGCCGCATGCTCTCCGACGCCGTCATCACGGTCGTGGACCGCGACGACGCGCACGTGTATCAGCCCGGGTTGCTGTTCGTGCCGTTCGGGTTGATCGACCCCGACAAACTCGTCAAGTCCCGGGCCCGCCAACTGCACTCCGGGATTCGCTACGTCCAGCGCGACATCGACCGCGTCGACGTCGAGGGCGACCGGGTCCATCTCAGCGACGGAACCGTGCTGGAGTACGACGTGCTCGTCATCGCCACCGGTGCCGTGCTGCTGCCCGAGGAGACCGAGGGCATGACCGGGCCCGGGTGGATGCGCAACGTCTTCACGTTCTTCAACCTCGAGGGCGCAAAGGGGCTGCACGATGCGCTGGCCGCGTTCGACCACGGCCGCATCGCGGTGAACGTCGTCGACATGCCGGTCAAGTGCCCGGTCGCGCCGCTGGAATTCTGCTTCCTCGCCGACGCGTATTTCCGGCGCCGGGGCATCCGGGACCGGGTCGAACTGGTCTACGTGACACCCCTGGACGGCGCGTTCACCAAGCCGGTGGCCGCCCACGAACTGGGTAACCTACTGCAGCGCAAGGGCATCGAGCTGGTCACCGAGTTCAACACCGGACAGGTCGACGGCCAGGCGGGCCGGCTGATCGCCTACGACGAGCGAACGGTCGACTTCGACCTCGCGGTCATGATCCCGGTGCACGGCGGGGCAGAGTTCATCGGCCGCTCCGCCGGCCTGGGCGACGAGCTGAACTTCGTGCTGACCGACCAGCGCACCCTGCAGTCGAAGGCACGGCCCAACATCTTCGCGATCGGCGACACGACTAACGTGCCCACCTCCAAGGCGGGTTCGGTCGCCCACTTCGAGGGCGACGTGCTGGCCCACAACATCGTGCAGTTCCTCGCCGGCCGGCCACTGGATGCGCACTTCGACGGGCACACGAATTGCTTCATCGAGAGCGGGGACCAGAAGGCCCTGCTCATCGACTTCGACTACGACACCCAGCCGTTGCCCGGGCACTTCCCGCTGGCGGTGGGGATGCCGCTGCTGCGCGAATCCCGGCTCAACCACCTGGGAAAGCTCGCCTTCCGCTGGCTGTACTGGAACGTGTTGCTGCGCGGCCGTGACATTCCCGGCATCGCCAGCGCGATGCCCCGCTCCGGCAAACGATTCGACACCGTGGCACAACAAGAGGAGCAGGTGACATGA
- a CDS encoding DsrE/DsrF/DrsH-like family protein has protein sequence MDGAIEKVSIVISQGSLEGIYPGLIMANGARAEGMEANLFFTFFGLDAVHKSRQKRIKLASVGNPGLHIPTWIGGLPGVSGLMTRYMEDRMEKLDIPSVPEFVEMIGDTGAGLYACKASVDLFGLGPDDFIEPVQDKIITVGDFYQLAAGGQIVFT, from the coding sequence ATGGACGGCGCGATCGAAAAGGTCTCCATCGTCATCTCCCAGGGCTCGCTGGAGGGTATCTACCCCGGCCTGATCATGGCGAACGGCGCCCGCGCCGAGGGCATGGAGGCGAACCTGTTCTTCACGTTCTTCGGCCTGGACGCCGTTCACAAGAGCAGGCAGAAGCGCATCAAGCTCGCCTCCGTCGGCAACCCGGGCCTGCACATCCCCACCTGGATCGGCGGCCTGCCCGGCGTGTCCGGGCTGATGACGCGCTACATGGAAGACCGGATGGAAAAGCTCGACATCCCGTCGGTGCCCGAGTTCGTCGAGATGATCGGCGACACCGGAGCCGGCTTGTACGCCTGCAAGGCGTCGGTGGACCTGTTCGGTCTCGGCCCGGACGACTTCATCGAGCCGGTTCAGGACAAGATCATCACGGTCGGCGACTTCTACCAGTTGGCCGCGGGCGGGCAGATCGTCTTCACCTGA
- a CDS encoding TusE/DsrC/DsvC family sulfur relay protein, translating to MTTKVYAGTEVTVNDEGFFTDPTQWNADMAPEIAQEWGVATLTDQHWQVVKQMRHEYEQSGSGPSVRALSKSSGVSIKDLYQLFPKGPAKVAARIAGIPKPIGCI from the coding sequence ATGACGACAAAGGTCTACGCGGGCACCGAGGTGACCGTGAACGACGAGGGATTCTTCACCGATCCCACGCAGTGGAACGCCGACATGGCCCCCGAAATCGCTCAGGAATGGGGCGTTGCCACGCTCACCGACCAGCATTGGCAGGTCGTCAAACAGATGCGCCACGAATACGAGCAGAGCGGCAGCGGACCGTCGGTGCGCGCGCTGAGCAAGAGCTCCGGCGTCAGCATCAAGGACCTCTACCAGCTGTTCCCGAAGGGACCCGCGAAGGTGGCTGCGCGAATCGCCGGAATTCCCAAGCCCATCGGCTGCATTTAA
- a CDS encoding SRPBCC family protein, whose amino-acid sequence MSWWFAHAERTLSEQVPAAPDRVRDFYVDLDNIKVVHPLIVSVVAGPRVDTPDGYRQGYRVVDRIPLGPLTLRITYRATLHVPADGDVRTEADQSPGVRLRGTVSFEPAGGGTRLTERIRIRAPRPLAPVTTREAVKAHTAMLAGIRRHFESA is encoded by the coding sequence ATGAGTTGGTGGTTCGCCCACGCCGAGCGGACGCTGTCCGAACAGGTGCCCGCCGCACCGGATCGGGTCCGCGACTTCTACGTCGACCTGGACAACATCAAGGTCGTGCATCCGCTGATCGTGTCCGTGGTGGCCGGGCCGCGCGTCGACACCCCCGACGGCTACCGCCAGGGCTATCGCGTGGTCGACCGGATCCCGCTGGGGCCGTTGACGTTGCGGATCACCTACCGGGCGACGCTGCACGTGCCGGCCGACGGCGACGTGCGGACCGAGGCCGACCAGTCCCCCGGGGTGCGGCTGCGGGGAACGGTGAGCTTCGAGCCGGCCGGCGGCGGCACCCGGCTCACCGAGCGCATCCGCATCAGGGCGCCGCGGCCGCTGGCCCCGGTGACGACGCGCGAAGCGGTCAAAGCGCACACCGCGATGCTGGCCGGTATCCGGCGCCACTTCGAATCCGCGTGA